The Haloferax marinisediminis nucleotide sequence ATGCCTTTCCACGAGCGGGAGTTCATGAGTGGAACCCGCGGCACGATGGCCGTCGACTGGGAACAACGAATCGACGTGAAGCGAATGCGCGAAGAACGCAAAAACCGGGCCTTGAAGCGCATGCGTGATGCTGGACTCAGCAGTATGCTCCTCATCGACGACCCAAACATCCGCTACGTGACCGGTCTGGCGATGACCGGCGGGTCTGGTGCGGACCACTACTCACTCCTCATGGAGGACGGAAACGTCGTCCACTGGGACACCGCAGACCACGCGAGCAACCAGAAGTACAACTGCCCGTGGTTGAACGACATTCGCTACGCCTGTCCCGGACTGGGGAACGTTCCGCGAGCGTCCGGTCGCGATTCGGCCCGGTCGTTCCTCATCGACAAGATGGCGCAGACCGTCGTCGATGCGCTCGACGAGTACGACCTGTCGAACGAGCCAATGGGCATCGATTCAGGCCACACAGGACTCCTCAACGCGTTCGAGTCGGAGGGCATCGACGTTCGTCCCGCCGAGACCGCGCGTGTGATGGAAGACGCCCGCAAGACGAAGACTGAAGACGAAATCGAGTGTCTTCGGCAGGTCGCTGCCATCTGCGAAGCAGGATTCCAAGCTATCGTCGACAACGCGAAACCGGGCAAGCGCGAGTCAGAGGTGTGGGGCGACGCCGTCCGCGAACTCTGGCGACACGGTGCGATGGCACAAGGTGGGTACATTACCTCGGGGCCGAACACGTGGCCCAAACATCAGGCGAACACCACCGACCGAATGATTCGCCCCGGAGACCTCGTCTACGCCGACTTCTACAACATCGGCTACCTCGGCTACCGCTCGTGCTACTATCGGACGTTCTCGATGGGCGAACCGACCCAAGAACAGAAAGACGCCTACGACACCGCTCGTGACAACCTCTACGCCGTCCTCGACGAAATTGAACCGGGGAAGACTACCGACGAGATTGCGATGGCGTTCCCCGACATGGAGGGTGAGCACGCAGACTGGTACGGTGCCGACGAGCACTGGCAGATGACGACGAACCACTGGGCACACGGACTCGGCCTCCAACTGTACGAAGTCCCGCTCATCTGGCGTGGACTCTCGCCAGACCACCCCATCGAGATCGAGGAGGGAATGACGATGGCAGTCGAGACGCAGGAACCCGCTGGCCGACAGGGTGTGCGCGTCGAAGAGATGGTCGTCGTCCGCGACGACGGCGTCGAACTCCTCAGCCAGTGGCCGGTCGAAGAGATAACCGTCATCGACCACTGAGCAATCGGCACTGCTCGGTTCGAATTTCGAGTTTCGAACGGGGTATCGAATTAGGGCGTCACAGATATATTTTATATTTGTCACAGTTAGGTAACTGAGTCTTTTCAAACACAATAGACAACTATACAATTTTTACAATTTGTAAAAATTGTGGACTTATAGTGCCTTTCAACGCGTTTTCACGCACACTCAAAACTGTAGAACGATAGCATAGGCCAGTATATGTATATTTGAATATACTGATACTATTCTGAGTAGTTGCGCTCAATTGTACTGACGATAGAGAACCAACGCGAGTCCAACACCTCCCGTCCCGATCCCGAGAATAGACAGAGCTCGAACGATGTCGGTAAACGAGTCTTCACACTCGACGACGACCGTCTGGTCTTCGTCGTACAATTCGTGGCAGGACTGGACCGCCTGATAGTTCCAGATACCGACCCCTGCACCGAGGAGAACGAACAGGAGATACAGGGTTACCAAGATACCTCGAATGAGTCCCTGAGACGCCATGCTGCCGAATTGTAGTCTCGTTGAAAGTACTTTGTGGTCGTTCAGAACGACGGACTACCGTCTCGTCGAGAGTCGGCCACCTCTACCGCCGAGAGGTCAACTCTTATCCAGACACAGCGAGACGCTCACGCTAATGACTCCACGTCCATCGACCTTCTCTATCGTCGCTCGTGACCCAGCCCAGAACGCCGTCGGCGTCGCCGTCCAATCGAAGTTCATCAGCGTCGGGTCGGTCGTCCCGTTCGTGAGTGCCGACGCGGGCGCTATCGCGACACAGAGTTTCGCGAACGTCGCGTACGGCCCCGACGGACTCGACCTTCTTCGGGACGGTCACGACGCTGCAGAGGTCGTCGAACTGCTCACCGAATCCGACGACGAGGCCGAGAGCAGACAGGTTGGTGTCGTCGGCCAAGACGGGAATGTAGCCGCGTTCACTGGCGACGAGTGTTTCGACGTCGCCGGCGATATTCAGGGTGAGAACTATACGGTCCAGGGGAACATCCTCGAAAATTACGAGACGCTCGAAGCGATGGCCGACGCCTTCGAGACGACCGAGGGCGGATTGCCTGAGCGCCTCCTCGCCGCCCTTCACGCCGGAAACGAGGCTGGAGGAGACAAACGCGGTGAACAGTCCGCCGCGATGTACATCGCCAAACCAGAAGGCGGGTACGACGGTGGCAACGACCGCTGGGTCGACGTCCGCGTCGACGACCACGAGCACCCGATAGACGAACTCGAACGTGTGTTCAAGCTCTACGACATCACGCTCCTCGAACGCGAAGAACCCGACGAGACAGTGTCACTCTCGGGCGACACCGCAGAAGCGGTCTGTGAGACACTCGCGGAACTCGACTTCTACGACGAGACGCCGACTGGCGAGTTCGACGACGCAGCCGTCGACGCGCTCGAATCGTTCCGTGGGATGAACAACTTCGAGAACCACTCGCTCGTCGTCCTCGAAGACGCAATCGCCCGTGGCTGGGACGATGCAAACGGGACAGGCGAAGCGCGACTCATCGAAGCCATCTGGCATGGGCTCTCTCGACTCGACCGAAAGTAGTCGGAGTCACCGTCTTCGTCGGCGAACTGCCGAGACCGATCCAAAACAGTCGAAAGGGGGGAACTGCAACACCACTCGGCGAGCCGTTCATCGCCTCGTTGTTCTCAGACGTGACCGTACGGTCCACGCCCAGCAGCAGCGCCCATCTCTGTAATCTCGCTCATCGTCGCACATTCTGGGCACGCGAACACCTGGTTGTCGTTCGTGCCGAACACGCGAGCGAAATCCACCGATACGTACTGTCCACAGCGATTACACGTTCTCATCGGGTACACCTTGTTACACCCCCATGGCGTGGACAGACGAGTGAGCAAACGCGAGACGAGACCACCACCACATGTTCTCGTATCGACGACTGCCGAGTGTTCGGCACCATCCTCACCACCTGCCACGCGTTGGTGGCACCCAGAGAGAGACACGCAGTACACACAAATGACATTGCTAGTAGTCTAGCCTCTCTGAGCGAGATGGGCCGCTAGATAGCTAGTTTGGATTCACGCCACCAATTTTGTTTGTAGATTCGGTGGCAGAACACAGCCAGTCCAACGGTGGGGGTGGGAGAGTCGACAGACTGCCCGTCTGACTGCCGCTAGCGACGAAGAATGATATCGACAGCGTGGTCACGGCCC carries:
- a CDS encoding M24 family metallopeptidase → MSGTRGTMAVDWEQRIDVKRMREERKNRALKRMRDAGLSSMLLIDDPNIRYVTGLAMTGGSGADHYSLLMEDGNVVHWDTADHASNQKYNCPWLNDIRYACPGLGNVPRASGRDSARSFLIDKMAQTVVDALDEYDLSNEPMGIDSGHTGLLNAFESEGIDVRPAETARVMEDARKTKTEDEIECLRQVAAICEAGFQAIVDNAKPGKRESEVWGDAVRELWRHGAMAQGGYITSGPNTWPKHQANTTDRMIRPGDLVYADFYNIGYLGYRSCYYRTFSMGEPTQEQKDAYDTARDNLYAVLDEIEPGKTTDEIAMAFPDMEGEHADWYGADEHWQMTTNHWAHGLGLQLYEVPLIWRGLSPDHPIEIEEGMTMAVETQEPAGRQGVRVEEMVVVRDDGVELLSQWPVEEITVIDH
- a CDS encoding DUF7563 family protein, which encodes MRTCNRCGQYVSVDFARVFGTNDNQVFACPECATMSEITEMGAAAGRGPYGHV
- a CDS encoding DUF1028 domain-containing protein, which encodes MTPRPSTFSIVARDPAQNAVGVAVQSKFISVGSVVPFVSADAGAIATQSFANVAYGPDGLDLLRDGHDAAEVVELLTESDDEAESRQVGVVGQDGNVAAFTGDECFDVAGDIQGENYTVQGNILENYETLEAMADAFETTEGGLPERLLAALHAGNEAGGDKRGEQSAAMYIAKPEGGYDGGNDRWVDVRVDDHEHPIDELERVFKLYDITLLEREEPDETVSLSGDTAEAVCETLAELDFYDETPTGEFDDAAVDALESFRGMNNFENHSLVVLEDAIARGWDDANGTGEARLIEAIWHGLSRLDRK